A genomic stretch from Acidimicrobiales bacterium includes:
- a CDS encoding NAD-dependent epimerase/dehydratase family protein, with protein MKVAITGASGFLGSHCLAVAVASGHEVRAVVRNPAKVRSAASLHGLDPDRIEVVVADLADHEALRASVDGVDALLHVGAVFSLDPRQGRQMRSVNPTSTSVLLEAAADRDLRRVVHVSSMGVYGAGRTSVGPDTPTGPECGPYTGSKIEADALAVSHQRAGRPVVIVCPGGIIGPLDPSPELSDSMAAALVGLRRSRVPMPEGACFGIVDVRDVAAACVGSLTSGGAPARHLLAGHLVGPADMLRMASELTGHPVRITGFPAPLLSLTGVLCDLVGRATANKMPLSREVARMTTANMRAGGLQEVDQRSAHQTFGFPAIPLETTLAETISWLHVAGHLTDEQAGRLAN; from the coding sequence ATGAAGGTAGCGATCACGGGAGCCTCGGGGTTCCTTGGTTCCCACTGCCTGGCAGTAGCGGTGGCCTCTGGACACGAGGTCAGGGCGGTCGTCCGCAACCCGGCCAAGGTCCGCTCTGCTGCTTCCCTCCACGGCCTGGACCCCGACAGAATCGAGGTCGTCGTCGCCGACCTGGCCGACCACGAGGCGCTGCGGGCGTCGGTGGACGGGGTCGACGCCCTGCTCCACGTCGGCGCCGTGTTCAGCCTGGATCCCCGCCAAGGCCGCCAGATGCGCTCGGTGAACCCGACCTCCACCTCGGTCCTGCTGGAAGCGGCAGCCGATCGGGACCTCCGACGGGTGGTCCACGTCTCGTCCATGGGCGTCTACGGGGCCGGCCGGACCTCGGTGGGTCCCGACACCCCGACCGGCCCGGAGTGCGGGCCGTACACCGGAAGCAAGATCGAGGCGGACGCCCTGGCCGTGTCCCACCAGCGGGCCGGGCGACCCGTGGTGATCGTCTGCCCCGGTGGGATCATCGGCCCACTGGATCCCAGCCCCGAACTGAGCGATTCCATGGCCGCGGCGCTAGTCGGCCTACGCCGCTCCCGGGTTCCGATGCCCGAGGGGGCCTGTTTCGGCATAGTCGACGTGAGGGACGTGGCGGCGGCCTGTGTGGGATCGCTGACCTCCGGTGGGGCACCGGCCCGCCACCTCCTGGCCGGCCACCTGGTCGGACCTGCAGACATGCTCCGGATGGCGTCCGAACTGACCGGCCATCCGGTTCGGATCACCGGCTTCCCGGCACCGCTGCTCAGCCTGACCGGCGTCCTCTGCGACCTGGTGGGACGGGCGACCGCCAACAAGATGCCGCTCAGCCGGGAGGTCGCCCGCATGACCACGGCCAACATGCGGGCCGGTGGCCTCCAGGAGGTCGACCAGCGGAGCGCCCACCAGACCTTCGGGTTCCCGGCGATCCCCCTCGAGACGACCCTGGCGGAGACCATCTCGTGGCTGCACGTTGCAGGGCACCTGACCGACGAGCAGGCCGGTCGGCTGGCCAACTGA